The Candidatus Thermoplasmatota archaeon genome includes a window with the following:
- a CDS encoding amidohydrolase family protein — MRRYVVEKGLFSLEEAIRKMTSWPAERIGLTDRGVLAKGMAADVVIFDPEKIRDMATFEDSHRYPEGITSVIVNGAVTIDNGEHTKERAGQVLRHLPRVS; from the coding sequence ATCAGGAGATACGTCGTTGAGAAGGGGCTGTTCTCGCTTGAGGAAGCAATCAGGAAGATGACCTCGTGGCCTGCGGAGCGAATAGGTTTGACTGACAGGGGCGTTCTGGCAAAGGGAATGGCGGCCGATGTCGTGATTTTCGATCCCGAGAAGATCAGAGATATGGCGACCTTTGAGGATTCCCACAGATACCCGGAAGGAATAACGAGTGTGATTGTCAACGGCGCAGTGACGATCGACAATGGCGAACACACGAAGGAGCGCGCTGGCCAGGTCCTGAGACACTTGCCCCGGGTCTCTTAG
- a CDS encoding ArgE/DapE family deacylase — protein sequence MTAKSSNHLDRVWRAVRKSEIEKLVKDLVRIESHPEVPTQEKAVAEHMNEFLLGEGIDSRLRLVEKSRPNVIAVIKGHGKGRSLMLNGHTDTVPAFDMDIPPFTPKIVKGRLYGRGALDMKGGLGAMAMALVAIDRARIKLEGDLHFTAVVGEERKSEGTEDLILKGPRADMAIVGEPTDLEVQPSHRGLEWLNVHFYGKAAHGGQADRGVNAISMAAKFVNAVETDLLPRLRERKSRHTLPPTLNLGVIQGGQQPSSVAEHCVIRIDRRWIPEEKLQQVFQEIYDIFDDIKKEDPRFRAELKRDPSNMKTMNHVPNVVSTGHPVVKSLERAVRDVTKKPAKTTSFWGWTDAALMTHFAKMPTVVFGPGGAGAHARIEYVLVDDLLKCQKVYSEVALDICGLSMKG from the coding sequence ATGACCGCGAAGTCATCCAATCATCTGGACAGGGTCTGGCGAGCAGTGAGGAAGTCCGAGATCGAGAAACTGGTGAAGGACCTCGTGAGGATAGAGAGCCATCCGGAGGTCCCAACGCAAGAGAAGGCGGTCGCCGAGCACATGAACGAGTTCCTTCTTGGTGAGGGGATCGATTCGAGACTGAGGCTTGTGGAGAAGAGCAGGCCGAACGTGATTGCTGTGATAAAGGGGCACGGGAAAGGCAGGAGCTTAATGCTGAACGGACACACTGATACCGTCCCAGCATTCGACATGGATATCCCGCCATTCACCCCTAAGATCGTCAAGGGCAGACTGTATGGCAGAGGCGCCCTCGACATGAAAGGCGGTCTAGGGGCTATGGCGATGGCCTTGGTTGCCATCGATCGAGCCAGAATCAAGCTTGAGGGGGACCTGCACTTTACGGCTGTCGTTGGGGAGGAGCGAAAGAGCGAAGGGACCGAGGACTTGATCCTCAAAGGTCCCAGGGCGGACATGGCGATTGTTGGGGAGCCCACCGACCTCGAGGTCCAGCCTTCTCACAGAGGCCTGGAATGGCTAAATGTGCACTTCTACGGTAAAGCGGCACATGGCGGCCAAGCTGACCGAGGCGTGAACGCGATCTCCATGGCGGCCAAGTTCGTCAACGCTGTCGAGACTGACTTGCTCCCACGGCTTCGGGAGCGCAAGTCCAGGCACACGCTTCCGCCTACTCTCAACCTGGGAGTGATTCAAGGGGGTCAGCAGCCAAGCTCTGTAGCGGAACACTGCGTCATTAGGATCGACAGGAGATGGATCCCTGAGGAGAAGCTCCAGCAAGTCTTTCAGGAGATCTACGACATCTTCGACGACATAAAGAAGGAGGACCCCAGGTTCAGGGCAGAGCTCAAGCGGGACCCCTCAAACATGAAGACCATGAACCATGTACCGAATGTGGTTTCGACAGGGCATCCGGTCGTCAAGTCGTTGGAGAGAGCTGTTAGGGACGTGACCAAGAAACCTGCGAAGACGACCAGCTTCTGGGGATGGACCGATGCTGCCCTCATGACTCACTTCGCAAAGATGCCGACGGTCGTTTTTGGGCCAGGTGGTGCGGGAGCACATGCCCGCATCGAATATGTCCTCGTAGACGACCTGCTCAAATGCCAGAAGGTGTATTCCGAGGTCGCGCTGGACATCTGCGGTTTGAGCATGAAAGGCTAA
- a CDS encoding P1 family peptidase yields the protein MSVRHGCLQVEGAAADVRLAGTLGVLLARVRRGQEVTRPRAREAGIWFGELPTGPKNMITDVSGVRVGHCSIIRGSGPLLPGTGPVRTGVTAIFPHEGNSYERPVKGAYFDFNGCGGLTGSLQIKEFGLIDSPIMLTNTMSMGTVADAVIRYMVKSNPTVGSLDDTIIPIVTECDDSYLNDSQGMHVREEHVLAALEGANSTVQEGAVGAGTGMSCYDYKGGIGTSSRVVSVQAGKFTVGTLVLSNHGDWNELRIDGVPVGSLLGSPDYKRPEQGSIVMVVATDAPLDSRQLGRIAKRAIMGLATTGSASHNGSGDIVLAFSTANIHERYRHNGLVTEHLLLDRDMNVLFRATADSVAESIINSLFKAETMQGRDDHVVMALPIDRTLEIIKEHGRLKS from the coding sequence ATGTCCGTTCGTCATGGATGTCTGCAAGTCGAAGGAGCCGCAGCCGATGTTCGTCTCGCAGGAACACTGGGTGTCTTGTTGGCTCGAGTCCGGAGAGGGCAAGAAGTGACCAGACCAAGAGCCAGGGAGGCCGGGATCTGGTTCGGGGAGCTGCCCACCGGGCCCAAGAACATGATCACAGACGTTTCCGGGGTCAGGGTCGGCCACTGTAGCATCATAAGGGGTTCGGGGCCACTACTACCCGGGACTGGACCGGTGAGAACAGGAGTGACAGCGATCTTCCCTCATGAGGGCAACTCCTACGAGCGACCAGTCAAGGGAGCGTACTTCGATTTCAATGGTTGCGGCGGACTCACTGGTTCCCTCCAGATCAAGGAGTTCGGTCTCATCGACTCTCCGATCATGCTGACGAACACGATGTCCATGGGTACGGTGGCCGATGCGGTCATCAGGTACATGGTCAAGAGCAACCCCACCGTCGGCAGTCTTGACGATACAATCATACCGATCGTGACTGAGTGCGACGACAGCTACTTGAACGACTCTCAGGGCATGCATGTAAGAGAAGAGCATGTATTGGCTGCGCTCGAAGGAGCCAACTCGACGGTCCAGGAGGGCGCGGTTGGCGCTGGCACAGGGATGAGCTGCTATGACTACAAGGGTGGCATCGGAACCTCCTCTAGAGTTGTCTCCGTGCAAGCAGGGAAGTTCACTGTTGGCACGTTAGTCCTGTCCAACCACGGAGACTGGAACGAGCTCAGGATCGACGGTGTGCCGGTCGGCAGCCTTCTGGGGTCGCCCGACTACAAGCGACCCGAGCAGGGATCTATCGTGATGGTCGTCGCAACGGACGCGCCACTGGATTCCAGACAGTTGGGCAGGATAGCCAAAAGGGCAATCATGGGCCTGGCGACTACAGGTTCTGCATCCCACAACGGGAGCGGAGACATCGTCCTCGCGTTCTCGACCGCGAACATCCATGAGAGATACAGACACAACGGTTTGGTGACCGAGCACCTCTTGCTCGATAGGGACATGAACGTGTTGTTCAGGGCTACGGCGGACTCGGTGGCTGAATCGATCATCAACTCCCTGTTCAAGGCGGAGACGATGCAGGGCAGAGATGACCATGTGGTGATGGCACTCCCGATCGACCGGACTCTGGAGATTATCAAGGAGCACGGACGCCTCAAAAGCTGA